The following nucleotide sequence is from Aggregicoccus sp. 17bor-14.
GAGCAGTCCCTCCCGCGCCTGCGGCGCGGGCGACGCTACGACTTCCAGCGGAAGAAATGCGGGCCGCGACTTGCCTTCCGAATTGGCCAGCCGCACCGAGGCGCGTTTGGACTTCTTGTACAACCAGTACTGGAAGGTGCCGAGCGACACGTCGTGCTTGGCCACGAACTCCTTCTGCTCCAGGCCACTCGAGGCAAACTCGGCCACCAGTTGCATCCACTCCTCAGGTCCAGGTCGTCGCATGCGCCCAAGAACGCGCGTGCACGCCCATCCTCAGGACGCCGGCAATCGGGCGGTTAC
It contains:
- a CDS encoding IS66 family insertion sequence element accessory protein TnpB; translation: MQLVAEFASSGLEQKEFVAKHDVSLGTFQYWLYKKSKRASVRLANSEGKSRPAFLPLEVVASPAPQAREGLLEVRCASGLAVRFSAGTDVGYVAALLRALS